GCACCAGATACGAGAAGCGATCCCACCGGCATATACAGAATACATAGGCACCCAATTCCTGCTACACGAGGCGCAACTATGAGTGACGCTACTTGGCATATCGGCGACACTCTCGAAACACTCAAGTCGTTCCCTGACGAATCAGTCGACCTCGTACTGTCATCGCCGCCGTTTCTGGCGCTCCGTTCGTATTTGCCATCTGACCATCCTGATAAGGGCCGTGAGATGGGGTCGGAGGCTACGCCGGGTGAGTTTGTGGATTCGTTGATGTTGGTGGTTGAGGAATGCCGCCGGGTGTTGGCTCCACACGGCAGCATCGCGCTCGAGTTGGGGGATACGTTTGCGGGGTCGGGTGGTGCTGGTGGGGATTACAACGAGAACGGACTACGCGAAGGCCAAGCCAAATTCAGTGGCTCCGCAGTGAAACGGGCAGCAGCAGGGCTACCGGACAACGACCGACCGTCTCGTGCCGGGCGTAGTGACCAGTGGCCGTTGGCTAAGTCGTTGTCGTTGGTTCCTGAGACGGTTAGGTGGACGATGGTGTATGGCCGTAACCCCCACACCGGCCGCGAGACAGAGCCGTGGCGTCTGCGTAATGTGGTCAGGTGGTGTCGTCCGAATCCGCCGGTTGGGGCGTTGGGTGACAAGTACCGGCCGGCAACGACTGAGTTGATGATCTTCGCTAAGGACTCGAAGCGGTTCTTCGACCTCGACGCAGTACGACAACCACACGCCAGGGATTACAGCAACGAGAAGCCTACGATCGCCAATCGTGAGTTCGACAGAACTGGTCGCGCCCGCAAGAACACGGAGCGAGAGCAAGTGCCTGATCCTGCTGGTGCTCCTCCGTTGGATTATTGGGTGATCCCTACTCAACCGTACAAAGGGTCGCATTATGCGACCTGGCCACGGAAACTGTTGGATGTTCCGATTAGGTCGATGGTACCTCAGCGGGTATGCCGC
This is a stretch of genomic DNA from bacterium. It encodes these proteins:
- a CDS encoding site-specific DNA-methyltransferase; this encodes MSDATWHIGDTLETLKSFPDESVDLVLSSPPFLALRSYLPSDHPDKGREMGSEATPGEFVDSLMLVVEECRRVLAPHGSIALELGDTFAGSGGAGGDYNENGLREGQAKFSGSAVKRAAAGLPDNDRPSRAGRSDQWPLAKSLSLVPETVRWTMVYGRNPHTGRETEPWRLRNVVRWCRPNPPVGALGDKYRPATTELMIFAKDSKRFFDLDAVRQPHARDYSNEKPTIANREFDRTGRARKNTEREQVPDPAGAPPLDYWVIPTQPYKGSHYATWPRKLLDVPIRSMVPQRVCRQCGKPSERITSEPEYMRTDTDRIPARLTMLDGERPADGVNQHLRDDGANTSVVRQAETVGWSDCGHQDWRNGIVLDPFAGSGTTLEVATGLGRDAIGIDLDERNYDLALQRVGMFLQVASSATL